A DNA window from Pungitius pungitius chromosome 1, fPunPun2.1, whole genome shotgun sequence contains the following coding sequences:
- the LOC119223491 gene encoding ADAMTS-like protein 1 isoform X2, whose amino-acid sequence MPGGCTWTTGLLLLAACAKVVVWADDGDAVFIREFTLMRRDHLAEEPLRDGGQKPEDPSSRTARSEEDKDTLWDAWGSWSECSRTCGGGASYSLRRCLSSKTCEGQNIKYRTCSNVDCPPDAGDFRAQQCSAHADVRYLGQYHEWLPVYNDPDNPCTLKCKAKASGLLVELAPKVLDGTRCYTESLDMCISGVCQIVGCDHDLGSAAKEDNCGVCNGDGSSCRLVRGHYKSQHASGKAEDTVAAIPYRSRHVRLVLKGPDHLYVESKTLQGVIGELILDKSGQYHLENTTLDYQKLSDKEVLRITGPLGADFTVKVQFASGADSVVQYIYYQPIIHRWRETDFFPCSVTCGGGYQLTSAECFDLRSSRVVVDQYCHYYPENVKPKPKLQECNMEPCLASDGYKQIMPYDLYHPLPRWESSPWTACSTSCGGGIQSRSVSCVEEDMQGTITPTEEWKCLYSPKTAILQPCNAFDCPTWLAQEWSPCTVTCGQGLRYRVVLCIDHRGLHAGGCNPTTKPHIKEECLVTVPCYKSIDTLPVEAKPVWQKQAIELEEEISVTEEPTFIPGPWQPCSRTCGAGTQRRAVRCQVLLSFAQSVADLPDDECEGVKPATSQSCYRTPCSGVLGQGKESEEEEEGEEEGEGETPEREELHDWEYEGFTECSESCGGGVQEAVVICLNKQTREAADQSLCVSSRRPPQLLQDCRTQPCPPRWDTGEWSVCSATCGVGLLTRSVACTHRPSRDSNNTEALRDGDCPSPKPSPVQACNRFDCPPMWDTRDWGQCSQSCAGGFQRRQVLCKQRLADGSILELPDTFCPSKTPVNQQPCAKRECPPQWVTTDWSQCSVTCGNGIQRLQAVCRKLGEDGGHRTVDSENCSLMARPTRIRLCSLRLCENSVKPHPSILAQRKLYIQWRKGKKLQLVVGGYAYLLPWTTVVLRCPTRHFRKGHIRWLKEGRPLFGLPHLSITSPGYVKIQQLRSSDAGIYTCVAGQAQEHFVLHVLGSKQKLSAPESRPLAGVRRKDGQPDTASTGVRFQEPPISLNQYDSVVEHLLKLKGSLQSEKDTADKIHSSEKNRSTPEDDDGASSEHLLLIADPERLDEIVPSLSAGLAGLSGEQLLVQLLSELTATRGETNESTLHPPETAESSTQGPLLYKPKVKVHAPRPRMPVMIQRPRKVGAVPASEMIVHVGVPVLLQRPVTVELRCEALGNPEPSLKWTKNGRELRYNSRVSLSSSGSLRIQSPIKADEGLYTCTARNRLGSTSLSSWLQIKGGNGRNCVQGNGTGPNGPICSERKNSSQPVESCHGQACPFRFQMDPWSPCSASCGTGSQTRRVHCMKGPEGRSIEVESKHCLGTGRRPSDNRQCNLLPCARWVTSHWGACHGQCAGPGLAKQQRHVYCQDTNATKVPCRMCSGLQRPSSLRNCSTEACTLHWHVGPWTQCTATCGRHGFRSRQVTCAHRRTGKAAREHHCMWRPRPPSWQRCNIVSCGRGECRDSTRYCEKVRQLELCPLPQFKSRCCHSCRNT is encoded by the exons GACCTGTGAAGGGCAGAACATCAAATATCGCACATGCAGCAACGTG GACTGCCCTCCAGATGCAGGGGATTTCCGTGCGCAGCAGTGTTCGGCTCATGCGGACGTGCGATACCTGGGTCAGTACCACGAGTGGCTGCCTGTGTACAACGACCCAGACAACCCGTGCACTCTGAAGTGCAAAGCCAAGGCCTCGGGCCTTTTGGTGGAGCTGGCGCCCAAAGTGCTGGACGGGACACGCTGTTACACCGAGTCCTTGGACATGTGCATCAGCGGAGTCTGTCAG ATTGTAGGATGTGATCATGACTTGGGGAGCGCAGCAAAGGAGGACAACTGCGGTGTCTGCAATGGAGATGGCTCCTCTTGCAGATTGGTGCGGGGGCACTACAAATCCCAGCATGCTTCAGGAAAAG CTGAGGACACAGTTGCTGCCATCCCTTATAGGAGTCGCCATGTGCGCCTAGTCCTGAAAGGCCCGGATCACTTGT ACGTGGAGAGTAAGACTCTACAAGGAGTAATAGGTGAGCTGATCTTGGATAAATCAGGGCAGTACCACCTGGAGAATACCACCTTGGACTACCAGAAACTTTCAGATAAGGAGGTCCTGAGAATCACCGGCCCCCTTGGGGCCGACTTCACTGTCAAA GTGCAGTTTGCCAGTGGAGCAGACAGTGTGGTCCAGTACATCTACTACCAGCCCATAATCCACCGCTGGAGAGAGACCGACTTCTTCCCTTGCTCGGTCACGTGTGGTGGAG GGTACCAGCTGACCTCCGCCGAGTGCTTTGACCTTAGGAGTAGCCGAGTGGTTGTGGATCAGTATTGCCATTATTACCCAGAGAACgtcaaaccaaaaccaaaactgCAGGAGTGCAACATGGAACCCTGTCTGGCCAG CGACGGCTACAAGCAAATCATGCCATACGACCTGTACCACCCTCTGCCTCG ATGGGAGAGCAGTCCGTGGACAGcctgctccacctcctgcgGCGGGGGCATCCAGAGTCGCTCTGTGTCATGCGTGGAGGAAGACATGCAGGGAACCATCACCCCCACCGAGGAATGGAAGTGCCTCTACTCCCCGAAGACAGCCATCCTGCAGCCGTGCAACGCCTTCGACTGCCCCACCTGGCTGGCACAGGAGTGGTCGCCC TGCACGGTGACCTGTGGTCAGGGTCTGCGCTACCGGGTGGTGTTGTGCATCGACCACAGAGGACTACACGCTGGAGGTTGTAACCCCACCACCAAACCCCACATCAAAGAGGAGTGCCTGGTGACCGTGCCTTGTTATAAGTCTATAG ACACGCTCCCAGTTGAGGCAAAACCTGTATGGCAAAAGCAGGCCatagagctggaggaggagatcagTGTTACCGAGGAACCAAC CTTCATCCCTGGTCCCTGGCAGCCCTGCAGCCGGACCTGCGGCGCCGGGACCCAGCGCCGGGCCGTCAGGTGCCAGGTCTTGCTCTCCTTCGCACAAAGCGTTGCTGACCTGCCGGATGATGAGTGTGAGGGTGTGAAACCTGCCACGAGTCAGTCCTGCTACCGCACCCCTTGCTCTGGTGTTTTGGGCCAAGGAAAAGAAagcgaagaggaggaagagggggaagaggaaggcGAAGGGGAGACACCCGAAAGAGAGGAACTCCACGACTGGGAGTATGAAGGGTTTACCGAGTGCTCCGAGAGTTGTGGGGGAG GTGTGCAGGAGGCTGTGGTCATCTGTCTGAACAAGCAGACCAGGGAGGCAGCGGACCAGAGCCTGTGTGTGAGCTCCCGTCGCCCCCCGCAACTCCTGCAGGACTGCAGAACCCAGCCCTGCCCACCCAG GTGGGACACAGGGGAGTGGAGTGTATGCTCTGCTACCTGTGGGGTCGGTCTGTTGACCCGCTCTGTGGCATGCACTCACCGGCCTTCTCGGGACAGCAACAATACCGAGGCCCTGAGGGACGGAGACTGTCCCAGCCCAAAGCCCAGCCCCGTCCAGGCCTGTAACCGCTTTGACTGCCCTCCTATGTGGGACACACGGGACTGGGGACAG TGCTCCCAGAGCTGCGCTGGTGGATTTCAAAGGAGGCAGGTCCTGTGCAAACAGCGGTTGGCAGATGGCAGCATCCTGGAGCTGCCGGACACCTTTTGCCCTTCCAAGACCCCCGTGAACCAGCAGCCCTGTGCCAAGCGAGAGTGCCCTCCTCAATGGGTGACAACGGACTGGTCCCAG TGTTCAGTGACTTGTGGGAATGGGATTCAGAGGCTACAAGCAGTCTGCAGAAAActgggggaggatgggggacATAGGACCGTAGACTCCGAAAATTGTTCCCTGATGGCCCGGCCCACTAGAATCCGTCTATGCTCCCTCAGGCTCTGTGAGA ACTCTGTCAAGCCCCATCCTTCCATACTGGCCCAGAGGAAGTTGTATATCCAGTGGAGGAAGGGCAAAAAGTTACAGTTGGTGGTGGGAGGCTATGCCTACCTACTCCCTTGGACAACTGTGGTCCTTCGCTGCCCAACCCGCCACTTCCGCAAGGGCCACATTCGATggctgaaggaaggaaggccttTGTTCGGCCTCCCCCACTTATCCATAACGTCACCGGGTTACGTGAAGATTCAGCAGCTTCGTTCCTCCGATGCCGGGATATACACATGTGTCGCCGGACAGGCACAGGAACATTTCGTCCTACACGTCCTCGGCAGCAAGCAGAAGCTCTCTGCTCCAGAGTCGCGGCCCCTCGCGGGGGTTCGTCGCAAGGACGGGCAGCCGGACACGGCCTCCACCGGTGTAAGATTTCAGGAGCCACCCATCTCTCTCAACCAATATGACAGCGTTGTTGAACATTTGCTAAAACTCAAAGGCTCTCTCCAAAGTGAAAAGGACACTGCTGATAAAATACACTCCAGTGAAAAGAACAGGTCCACCCCGGAGGATGACGATGGAGCGAGCTCAGAGCACCTGCTGCTCATTGCCGATCCCGAAAGGCTAGATGAGATCGTGCCCAGCCTCTCTGCGGGCCTCGCGGGGCTATCGGGAGAACAACTCCTCGTACAGTTGCTCAGTGAGTTGACCGCGACACGAGGGGAAACCAATGAGTCTACTCTTCATCCCCCGGAAACTGCGGAATCCTCCACGCAGGGGCCCCTGCTTTATAAGCCAAAGGTCAAAGTCCACGCGCCCAGGCCAAGAATGCCGGTGATGATCCAACGCCCCAGAAAGGTTGGAGCGGTACCGGCGTCTGAAATGATAGTCCATGTGGGAGTGCCAGTTTTGCTGCAGAGACCCGTTACCGTGGAGCTGAGGTGCGAGGCGCTGGGGAACCCTGAACCATCCCTGAAATGGACAAAGAATGGAAGAGAGTTGCGATACAACAGCAG AGTAAGCCTGTCGTCTTCCGGCTCACTCAGGATCCAGTCTCCAATCAAGGCGGATGAGGGTCTGTATACGTGCACCGCCAGGAACCGTCTTGGATCTACATCTCTTTCGTCTTGGTTGCAGATTAAAG GTGGCAATGGAAGAAACTGTGTCCAAGGTAATGGTACGGGACCAAACGGTCCTATTTGTTCTGAAAGGAAGAACAGCAGCCAGCCAGTCGAGTCGTGCCATGGACAAGCCTGCCCCTTCAG GTTTCAAATGGATCCTTGGTCTCCATGCTCAGCCAGTTGTGGGACCGGGTCCCAGACCAGGAGGGTCCACTGCATGAAGGGTCCTGAGGGAAGATCAATAGAGGTGGAGAGCAAGCACTGCCTGGGCACAGGGAGAAGACCCTCTGACAACAGGCAATGCAACCTGCTGCCCTGTGCCAGATGGGTCACTAGCCACTGGGGAGCA TGCCATGGGCAATGCGCGGGACCCGGTTTGGCCAAACAGCAACGACACGTTTACTGTCAAGACACAAATGCCACCAAAGTCCCCTGCAGGATGTGCAGTGGACTCCAGAG GCCCAGTTCCCTCAGGAATTGCTCCACAGAGGCCTGTACCCTTCACTGGCATGTAGGACCGTGGACACAATGCACCGCCACCTGTGGACGCCACGGTTTCCGCTCACGTCAGGTGACTTGTGCGCACCGTCGAACTGGAAAGGCTGCACGTGAACATCACTGCATGTGGAGGCCTCGCCCTCCCAGCTGGCAACGATGCAATATTGTGTCCTGTGGCAGAG GAGAGTGTCGAGACAGCACGAGGTACTGCGAGAAGGTCCGACAGCTGGAGCTTTGTCCGCTGCCCCAGTTTAAGAGCCGCTGCTGTCATTCCTGCCGAAACACCTGA
- the LOC119223491 gene encoding ADAMTS-like protein 1 isoform X1 has protein sequence MPGGCTWTTGLLLLAACAKVVVWADDGDAVFIREFTLMRRDHLAEEPLRDGGQKPEDPSSRTARSEEDKDTLWDAWGSWSECSRTCGGGASYSLRRCLSSKTCEGQNIKYRTCSNVDCPPDAGDFRAQQCSAHADVRYLGQYHEWLPVYNDPDNPCTLKCKAKASGLLVELAPKVLDGTRCYTESLDMCISGVCQIVGCDHDLGSAAKEDNCGVCNGDGSSCRLVRGHYKSQHASGKAEDTVAAIPYRSRHVRLVLKGPDHLYVESKTLQGVIGELILDKSGQYHLENTTLDYQKLSDKEVLRITGPLGADFTVKVQFASGADSVVQYIYYQPIIHRWRETDFFPCSVTCGGGYQLTSAECFDLRSSRVVVDQYCHYYPENVKPKPKLQECNMEPCLASDGYKQIMPYDLYHPLPRWESSPWTACSTSCGGGIQSRSVSCVEEDMQGTITPTEEWKCLYSPKTAILQPCNAFDCPTWLAQEWSPCTVTCGQGLRYRVVLCIDHRGLHAGGCNPTTKPHIKEECLVTVPCYKSIDTLPVEAKPVWQKQAIELEEEISVTEEPTFIPGPWQPCSRTCGAGTQRRAVRCQVLLSFAQSVADLPDDECEGVKPATSQSCYRTPCSGVLGQGKESEEEEEGEEEGEGETPEREELHDWEYEGFTECSESCGGGVQEAVVICLNKQTREAADQSLCVSSRRPPQLLQDCRTQPCPPRWDTGEWSVCSATCGVGLLTRSVACTHRPSRDSNNTEALRDGDCPSPKPSPVQACNRFDCPPMWDTRDWGQCSQSCAGGFQRRQVLCKQRLADGSILELPDTFCPSKTPVNQQPCAKRECPPQWVTTDWSQCSVTCGNGIQRLQAVCRKLGEDGGHRTVDSENCSLMARPTRIRLCSLRLCENSVKPHPSILAQRKLYIQWRKGKKLQLVVGGYAYLLPWTTVVLRCPTRHFRKGHIRWLKEGRPLFGLPHLSITSPGYVKIQQLRSSDAGIYTCVAGQAQEHFVLHVLGSKQKLSAPESRPLAGVRRKDGQPDTASTGVRFQEPPISLNQYDSVVEHLLKLKGSLQSEKDTADKIHSSEKNRSTPEDDDGASSEHLLLIADPERLDEIVPSLSAGLAGLSGEQLLVQLLSELTATRGETNESTLHPPETAESSTQGPLLYKPKVKVHAPRPRMPVMIQRPRKVGAVPASEMIVHVGVPVLLQRPVTVELRCEALGNPEPSLKWTKNGRELRYNSRVSLSSSGSLRIQSPIKADEGLYTCTARNRLGSTSLSSWLQIKGGNGRNCVQGNGTGPNGPICSERKNSSQPVESCHGQACPFRFQMDPWSPCSASCGTGSQTRRVHCMKGPEGRSIEVESKHCLGTGRRPSDNRQCNLLPCARWVTSHWGACHGQCAGPGLAKQQRHVYCQDTNATKVPCRMCSGLQRPSSLRNCSTEACTLHWHVGPWTQCTATCGRHGFRSRQVTCAHRRTGKAAREHHCMWRPRPPSWQRCNIVSCGRAGECRDSTRYCEKVRQLELCPLPQFKSRCCHSCRNT, from the exons GACCTGTGAAGGGCAGAACATCAAATATCGCACATGCAGCAACGTG GACTGCCCTCCAGATGCAGGGGATTTCCGTGCGCAGCAGTGTTCGGCTCATGCGGACGTGCGATACCTGGGTCAGTACCACGAGTGGCTGCCTGTGTACAACGACCCAGACAACCCGTGCACTCTGAAGTGCAAAGCCAAGGCCTCGGGCCTTTTGGTGGAGCTGGCGCCCAAAGTGCTGGACGGGACACGCTGTTACACCGAGTCCTTGGACATGTGCATCAGCGGAGTCTGTCAG ATTGTAGGATGTGATCATGACTTGGGGAGCGCAGCAAAGGAGGACAACTGCGGTGTCTGCAATGGAGATGGCTCCTCTTGCAGATTGGTGCGGGGGCACTACAAATCCCAGCATGCTTCAGGAAAAG CTGAGGACACAGTTGCTGCCATCCCTTATAGGAGTCGCCATGTGCGCCTAGTCCTGAAAGGCCCGGATCACTTGT ACGTGGAGAGTAAGACTCTACAAGGAGTAATAGGTGAGCTGATCTTGGATAAATCAGGGCAGTACCACCTGGAGAATACCACCTTGGACTACCAGAAACTTTCAGATAAGGAGGTCCTGAGAATCACCGGCCCCCTTGGGGCCGACTTCACTGTCAAA GTGCAGTTTGCCAGTGGAGCAGACAGTGTGGTCCAGTACATCTACTACCAGCCCATAATCCACCGCTGGAGAGAGACCGACTTCTTCCCTTGCTCGGTCACGTGTGGTGGAG GGTACCAGCTGACCTCCGCCGAGTGCTTTGACCTTAGGAGTAGCCGAGTGGTTGTGGATCAGTATTGCCATTATTACCCAGAGAACgtcaaaccaaaaccaaaactgCAGGAGTGCAACATGGAACCCTGTCTGGCCAG CGACGGCTACAAGCAAATCATGCCATACGACCTGTACCACCCTCTGCCTCG ATGGGAGAGCAGTCCGTGGACAGcctgctccacctcctgcgGCGGGGGCATCCAGAGTCGCTCTGTGTCATGCGTGGAGGAAGACATGCAGGGAACCATCACCCCCACCGAGGAATGGAAGTGCCTCTACTCCCCGAAGACAGCCATCCTGCAGCCGTGCAACGCCTTCGACTGCCCCACCTGGCTGGCACAGGAGTGGTCGCCC TGCACGGTGACCTGTGGTCAGGGTCTGCGCTACCGGGTGGTGTTGTGCATCGACCACAGAGGACTACACGCTGGAGGTTGTAACCCCACCACCAAACCCCACATCAAAGAGGAGTGCCTGGTGACCGTGCCTTGTTATAAGTCTATAG ACACGCTCCCAGTTGAGGCAAAACCTGTATGGCAAAAGCAGGCCatagagctggaggaggagatcagTGTTACCGAGGAACCAAC CTTCATCCCTGGTCCCTGGCAGCCCTGCAGCCGGACCTGCGGCGCCGGGACCCAGCGCCGGGCCGTCAGGTGCCAGGTCTTGCTCTCCTTCGCACAAAGCGTTGCTGACCTGCCGGATGATGAGTGTGAGGGTGTGAAACCTGCCACGAGTCAGTCCTGCTACCGCACCCCTTGCTCTGGTGTTTTGGGCCAAGGAAAAGAAagcgaagaggaggaagagggggaagaggaaggcGAAGGGGAGACACCCGAAAGAGAGGAACTCCACGACTGGGAGTATGAAGGGTTTACCGAGTGCTCCGAGAGTTGTGGGGGAG GTGTGCAGGAGGCTGTGGTCATCTGTCTGAACAAGCAGACCAGGGAGGCAGCGGACCAGAGCCTGTGTGTGAGCTCCCGTCGCCCCCCGCAACTCCTGCAGGACTGCAGAACCCAGCCCTGCCCACCCAG GTGGGACACAGGGGAGTGGAGTGTATGCTCTGCTACCTGTGGGGTCGGTCTGTTGACCCGCTCTGTGGCATGCACTCACCGGCCTTCTCGGGACAGCAACAATACCGAGGCCCTGAGGGACGGAGACTGTCCCAGCCCAAAGCCCAGCCCCGTCCAGGCCTGTAACCGCTTTGACTGCCCTCCTATGTGGGACACACGGGACTGGGGACAG TGCTCCCAGAGCTGCGCTGGTGGATTTCAAAGGAGGCAGGTCCTGTGCAAACAGCGGTTGGCAGATGGCAGCATCCTGGAGCTGCCGGACACCTTTTGCCCTTCCAAGACCCCCGTGAACCAGCAGCCCTGTGCCAAGCGAGAGTGCCCTCCTCAATGGGTGACAACGGACTGGTCCCAG TGTTCAGTGACTTGTGGGAATGGGATTCAGAGGCTACAAGCAGTCTGCAGAAAActgggggaggatgggggacATAGGACCGTAGACTCCGAAAATTGTTCCCTGATGGCCCGGCCCACTAGAATCCGTCTATGCTCCCTCAGGCTCTGTGAGA ACTCTGTCAAGCCCCATCCTTCCATACTGGCCCAGAGGAAGTTGTATATCCAGTGGAGGAAGGGCAAAAAGTTACAGTTGGTGGTGGGAGGCTATGCCTACCTACTCCCTTGGACAACTGTGGTCCTTCGCTGCCCAACCCGCCACTTCCGCAAGGGCCACATTCGATggctgaaggaaggaaggccttTGTTCGGCCTCCCCCACTTATCCATAACGTCACCGGGTTACGTGAAGATTCAGCAGCTTCGTTCCTCCGATGCCGGGATATACACATGTGTCGCCGGACAGGCACAGGAACATTTCGTCCTACACGTCCTCGGCAGCAAGCAGAAGCTCTCTGCTCCAGAGTCGCGGCCCCTCGCGGGGGTTCGTCGCAAGGACGGGCAGCCGGACACGGCCTCCACCGGTGTAAGATTTCAGGAGCCACCCATCTCTCTCAACCAATATGACAGCGTTGTTGAACATTTGCTAAAACTCAAAGGCTCTCTCCAAAGTGAAAAGGACACTGCTGATAAAATACACTCCAGTGAAAAGAACAGGTCCACCCCGGAGGATGACGATGGAGCGAGCTCAGAGCACCTGCTGCTCATTGCCGATCCCGAAAGGCTAGATGAGATCGTGCCCAGCCTCTCTGCGGGCCTCGCGGGGCTATCGGGAGAACAACTCCTCGTACAGTTGCTCAGTGAGTTGACCGCGACACGAGGGGAAACCAATGAGTCTACTCTTCATCCCCCGGAAACTGCGGAATCCTCCACGCAGGGGCCCCTGCTTTATAAGCCAAAGGTCAAAGTCCACGCGCCCAGGCCAAGAATGCCGGTGATGATCCAACGCCCCAGAAAGGTTGGAGCGGTACCGGCGTCTGAAATGATAGTCCATGTGGGAGTGCCAGTTTTGCTGCAGAGACCCGTTACCGTGGAGCTGAGGTGCGAGGCGCTGGGGAACCCTGAACCATCCCTGAAATGGACAAAGAATGGAAGAGAGTTGCGATACAACAGCAG AGTAAGCCTGTCGTCTTCCGGCTCACTCAGGATCCAGTCTCCAATCAAGGCGGATGAGGGTCTGTATACGTGCACCGCCAGGAACCGTCTTGGATCTACATCTCTTTCGTCTTGGTTGCAGATTAAAG GTGGCAATGGAAGAAACTGTGTCCAAGGTAATGGTACGGGACCAAACGGTCCTATTTGTTCTGAAAGGAAGAACAGCAGCCAGCCAGTCGAGTCGTGCCATGGACAAGCCTGCCCCTTCAG GTTTCAAATGGATCCTTGGTCTCCATGCTCAGCCAGTTGTGGGACCGGGTCCCAGACCAGGAGGGTCCACTGCATGAAGGGTCCTGAGGGAAGATCAATAGAGGTGGAGAGCAAGCACTGCCTGGGCACAGGGAGAAGACCCTCTGACAACAGGCAATGCAACCTGCTGCCCTGTGCCAGATGGGTCACTAGCCACTGGGGAGCA TGCCATGGGCAATGCGCGGGACCCGGTTTGGCCAAACAGCAACGACACGTTTACTGTCAAGACACAAATGCCACCAAAGTCCCCTGCAGGATGTGCAGTGGACTCCAGAG GCCCAGTTCCCTCAGGAATTGCTCCACAGAGGCCTGTACCCTTCACTGGCATGTAGGACCGTGGACACAATGCACCGCCACCTGTGGACGCCACGGTTTCCGCTCACGTCAGGTGACTTGTGCGCACCGTCGAACTGGAAAGGCTGCACGTGAACATCACTGCATGTGGAGGCCTCGCCCTCCCAGCTGGCAACGATGCAATATTGTGTCCTGTGGCAGAG CAGGAGAGTGTCGAGACAGCACGAGGTACTGCGAGAAGGTCCGACAGCTGGAGCTTTGTCCGCTGCCCCAGTTTAAGAGCCGCTGCTGTCATTCCTGCCGAAACACCTGA